In Gordonia iterans, the following proteins share a genomic window:
- a CDS encoding homoserine dehydrogenase, which yields MSDSVDSRNDERPIGVVVLGMGSVGTEVVRILTESADDLRERVGAPVVLRGVSVRDVSRPRAVDPALLTDDPAELVVRDDVDLVVELIGGIEPPRQLILSALESGKSVVTANKALMAVHAGELSEAAARNGVDLYFEASVGGAIPVIRPLIQSLAGDSVNRVAGIVNGTTNFILSAMAETGADYDEVLAEAGRLGYAEADPSADVEGYDAAAKAAILASIAFHSRVTADDVYREGITAITAADLAAAAKFDCTVKLLAICERLNDGGAEKISARVYPALIPLEHPLATVNGAFNAVVVESENAGRLMFYGQGAGGAPTASAVMGDLVMAARNRVYRGRGPLESTYASLPVASIDDVPTRYYVSMRVADRPGVLAQVSGAFAEKGVSISAMRQEGAGEDARLIIVTHRAADRAQSETVAALEEMDAVIKVSSVLRLEGTNE from the coding sequence ATGAGCGACTCTGTGGACAGCCGGAACGACGAGCGCCCGATCGGCGTCGTGGTCCTGGGAATGGGCAGTGTGGGCACCGAGGTGGTTCGCATCCTCACCGAAAGCGCGGACGACCTGCGTGAACGTGTCGGGGCGCCGGTGGTCTTGCGGGGCGTCTCGGTGCGTGACGTCTCCCGCCCCCGCGCGGTGGATCCGGCGCTGCTGACCGACGATCCGGCCGAACTTGTGGTCCGCGACGACGTCGACCTGGTGGTGGAGCTGATCGGCGGCATCGAACCGCCGCGGCAGCTGATCCTGAGCGCGCTCGAGTCCGGTAAGTCAGTCGTCACCGCGAACAAGGCGCTGATGGCGGTGCACGCCGGCGAACTCTCCGAGGCCGCCGCCCGCAACGGCGTCGACCTGTACTTCGAAGCGTCGGTCGGCGGCGCGATTCCGGTGATCCGTCCGCTCATCCAGTCGCTGGCGGGCGACTCGGTGAATCGAGTGGCCGGCATCGTCAACGGCACCACCAACTTCATCCTGTCCGCGATGGCCGAGACCGGCGCGGACTACGACGAGGTGCTCGCCGAGGCCGGGCGTCTCGGGTACGCCGAAGCCGATCCGTCGGCGGATGTGGAGGGCTACGACGCCGCTGCGAAGGCCGCCATCCTGGCCTCGATCGCCTTCCACTCGCGCGTCACCGCCGACGACGTCTACCGCGAGGGCATCACCGCGATCACCGCCGCCGACCTCGCCGCCGCCGCCAAGTTCGACTGCACCGTCAAACTGCTCGCCATCTGTGAGCGTTTGAACGACGGCGGGGCGGAGAAGATCTCCGCGCGCGTGTACCCGGCGCTGATCCCGTTGGAGCATCCGCTCGCCACCGTCAACGGCGCGTTCAACGCCGTCGTCGTCGAGTCCGAGAACGCCGGCAGGCTGATGTTCTACGGCCAGGGCGCCGGTGGTGCACCGACCGCTTCGGCGGTGATGGGCGACCTCGTGATGGCGGCCCGCAACCGGGTCTACCGCGGACGCGGCCCGCTCGAGTCGACGTACGCCTCGCTGCCGGTCGCCTCGATCGACGACGTTCCCACCCGCTACTACGTGTCGATGCGCGTCGCCGACCGGCCGGGTGTGCTGGCGCAGGTCTCCGGCGCGTTCGCCGAGAAGGGCGTCAGCATCTCCGCCATGCGCCAGGAAGGCGCGGGCGAAGACGCACGCCTGATCATCGTCACCCACCGTGCCGCCGACCGTGCGCAGTCGGAAACTGTTGCGGCACTTGAAGAAATGGATGCCGTTATCAAGGTGTCCAGCGTGCTCCGCCTGGAGGGAACCAATGAGTAA
- the thrC gene encoding threonine synthase codes for MSNQSHSPVHRGWPGLIEAYRDRLPVGDDWTIVTLLEGGTPLVPAPHLSELTGCEVYLKVEGLNPTGSFKDRGMTMAVTTAVNNGKRAVLCASTGNTSASAAAYATRAGITSAVLIPEGKIAMGKLAQAVMHGAKVIQVQGNFDDCLELARKVTADFPEIELVNSVNPARIEGQKTASFEIVDVLGRAPDVHSLPVGNAGNITAYWKGYKEYREAGITDSLPRMLGTQAAGAAPLVLGKPVTNPETIATAIRIGAPASWNQAVAAKEESDGMFRAATDEKLLEAYRLIAGKEGVFVEPASAASVAGLLAAHSEGWVKPGSLVVCTVTGNGLKDPDTALRDMPQVEAIPVDPMAVAGALGVG; via the coding sequence ATGAGTAACCAGTCCCACAGCCCCGTCCACCGCGGCTGGCCCGGCCTGATCGAGGCCTACCGCGACCGCCTGCCGGTCGGTGACGACTGGACGATCGTCACCCTCCTGGAGGGCGGCACGCCGCTGGTTCCCGCACCGCACCTCTCCGAGCTCACCGGCTGCGAGGTGTACCTGAAAGTCGAGGGCCTGAACCCGACCGGCTCGTTCAAAGATCGCGGCATGACGATGGCCGTGACGACCGCGGTGAACAACGGCAAGCGCGCGGTGCTGTGCGCCTCGACGGGCAACACCTCTGCCTCCGCCGCCGCGTACGCCACCCGCGCCGGGATCACCAGCGCCGTGCTCATTCCCGAAGGCAAGATCGCGATGGGCAAGCTCGCGCAGGCCGTGATGCACGGCGCCAAGGTGATCCAGGTGCAGGGCAACTTCGACGACTGCCTGGAGCTGGCCCGGAAGGTGACGGCGGACTTCCCGGAGATCGAGTTGGTCAACTCGGTGAACCCGGCCCGGATCGAGGGCCAGAAGACGGCGTCGTTCGAGATCGTGGATGTGCTGGGCCGTGCCCCCGACGTCCACTCCCTGCCGGTCGGCAACGCGGGCAACATCACCGCGTACTGGAAGGGCTACAAGGAGTACCGCGAGGCCGGAATCACCGACTCGCTGCCGCGCATGCTCGGCACCCAGGCCGCGGGCGCGGCGCCGCTGGTGCTCGGCAAACCGGTGACCAACCCGGAGACCATCGCCACCGCCATCCGGATCGGCGCCCCGGCGAGCTGGAACCAGGCGGTCGCCGCCAAGGAAGAGTCCGACGGAATGTTCCGCGCGGCCACCGACGAGAAGTTGCTCGAGGCGTACCGCCTGATCGCAGGGAAGGAAGGCGTCTTCGTCGAGCCCGCGTCGGCAGCCAGCGTCGCCGGGCTGCTCGCCGCGCACTCCGAGGGCTGGGTGAAGCCCGGATCGCTCGTCGTGTGCACGGTGACCGGCAACGGATTGAAGGACCCCGACACCGCGCTGCGCGACATGCCGCAGGTCGAAGCGATCCCCGTGGACCCGATGGCGGTCGCCGGCGCCCTCGGCGTGGGCTAG
- the thrB gene encoding homoserine kinase — MSATPAAPIGAPDARLQLAPGLSATVRVPASTANLGPGFDCLGLALGLYDEVTVTVTDGGVTVEATGEGADAVPRDGSHLVARAVIRGLEFAGVSAPGLHLRCANVIPHSRGLGSSATAVVGGLAAASELLAADGRRAGLGESELVQLSGEFEGHPDNAAASVLGGAVVTWMDGHDGYFARRLELHPDIVATAFVPEIESSTHVTRGLLPHSVPRADAVFNLSRTALVVVALTDDPSCLFDATQDRLHQGYRAPALPETTGLIADLRERGHAATVSGAGPSVVVLGTERLGEAEATLAADHGFTMTPLPIGVGVARHT; from the coding sequence ATGAGTGCCACTCCCGCAGCGCCGATCGGCGCGCCCGACGCACGGCTGCAACTGGCGCCGGGTCTGTCGGCCACCGTGCGCGTTCCCGCGTCCACCGCCAATCTGGGTCCCGGTTTCGATTGCCTGGGCCTGGCGCTCGGGCTGTACGACGAGGTGACCGTGACCGTCACCGACGGCGGCGTCACGGTCGAGGCCACCGGAGAAGGGGCCGACGCCGTTCCGCGCGACGGCAGCCACCTGGTGGCGCGCGCAGTGATCCGCGGTCTCGAGTTCGCCGGGGTCAGCGCGCCGGGCCTGCACCTGCGGTGCGCCAACGTGATCCCGCATTCGCGGGGTCTGGGCTCGTCGGCCACAGCGGTGGTCGGTGGACTGGCGGCCGCCTCGGAACTGCTGGCGGCCGACGGTCGCCGCGCCGGGCTCGGCGAAAGTGAACTGGTGCAGCTGTCCGGGGAGTTCGAGGGGCACCCCGACAACGCCGCCGCGAGTGTGCTCGGCGGCGCCGTCGTCACGTGGATGGACGGGCACGACGGTTACTTCGCGCGCCGTCTGGAGCTGCACCCGGACATCGTGGCGACCGCCTTCGTTCCGGAGATCGAATCCTCCACGCACGTCACCCGGGGGCTGCTCCCGCACTCCGTTCCGCGCGCCGACGCGGTGTTCAATTTGAGCCGTACCGCGCTGGTCGTCGTCGCCCTGACCGACGACCCCAGCTGTCTCTTCGATGCGACGCAGGACCGCCTGCACCAGGGCTACCGGGCGCCCGCGCTGCCGGAGACCACCGGCCTGATCGCCGATCTCCGTGAGCGCGGCCATGCGGCCACCGTCTCCGGTGCGGGGCCCTCGGTGGTGGTGCTGGGCACGGAGCGCCTGGGCGAGGCCGAAGCAACGTTGGCGGCCGACCACGGCTTCACGATGACCCCGCTGCCGATCGGCGTCGGTGTCGCGCGACACACCTGA
- the rho gene encoding transcription termination factor Rho, protein MLLPELRGLAGELGIKGISGMRKGDLIDAIRAHQQGGGAASAPSKAPKSAAPKREAPKTEAPKTEAPKTEAPKTEAPKTEAPKTEAPKTEAPKTEAPKTEAPKTEAPKTEASAAPAAQTENDKPAAGDKPAGGKSEQAGERRRERGDRNRGDGNRGDGGKQSGDGQGRNADGKNENTKNENRGGGNRNQGNQNQNQNDDDGEGGGRRRGRRFRERNRRGRDRGGDGGGEPQLNEGDTVAPVAGILDVLDNYAFVRTSGYLAGPNDVYVSMNMVRRYGLRRGDAITGAVKVPREGSENQSGGNQRQKFNPMVRLDTVNGGDPELAKKRPEFSKLTPLYPNQRLRLETTPERLDTRVIDLIMPIGKGQRALIVSPPKAGKTTILQDIANAIATNNPECHLMVVLVDERPEEVTDMQRSVKGEVIASTFDRPPSDHTSVSELAIERAKRLVEQGKDVVVLLDSITRLGRAYNNASPASGRILSGGVDSTALYPPKRFLGAARNIEHGGSLTIIASALVETGSTGDTVIFEEFKGTGNAELKLDRKISERRVFPAVDVNLSSTRKDELLLSPDEFAVVHKLRRLLAGLDSQQAIDLLISQLKKTKNNVEFLMQVQKTAPGTLNQD, encoded by the coding sequence ATGCTGCTTCCCGAACTGCGCGGCCTGGCCGGCGAGCTGGGTATCAAGGGCATCTCGGGGATGCGTAAGGGGGATCTGATCGACGCGATCCGTGCGCATCAGCAGGGCGGCGGTGCCGCGAGCGCCCCGTCGAAGGCGCCGAAGTCGGCGGCCCCGAAGCGCGAGGCCCCGAAGACGGAAGCCCCGAAGACGGAAGCCCCGAAGACGGAAGCCCCGAAGACGGAAGCCCCGAAGACGGAAGCCCCGAAGACGGAAGCCCCGAAGACGGAAGCCCCGAAGACGGAAGCCCCGAAGACGGAAGCCCCGAAGACGGAAGCCCCGAAGACAGAGGCCTCCGCCGCGCCGGCGGCGCAGACCGAGAACGACAAGCCCGCCGCAGGGGACAAGCCCGCCGGCGGGAAGTCCGAGCAGGCCGGCGAGCGCCGCCGCGAGCGCGGGGACCGCAACCGCGGCGACGGCAACCGCGGCGACGGCGGCAAACAGAGCGGCGACGGCCAGGGCCGCAACGCCGACGGCAAGAACGAGAACACCAAGAACGAGAACCGGGGCGGCGGCAACCGCAACCAGGGCAACCAGAACCAGAACCAGAACGATGACGACGGCGAGGGCGGCGGACGCCGCCGCGGCCGTCGCTTCCGCGAGCGCAACCGCCGCGGCCGCGACCGCGGCGGAGACGGCGGCGGCGAGCCGCAACTGAACGAGGGCGACACCGTCGCACCCGTCGCCGGAATCCTCGACGTCCTCGACAACTACGCCTTCGTGCGGACCTCCGGCTACCTCGCCGGGCCCAACGACGTCTACGTGTCGATGAACATGGTGCGCCGCTACGGTCTGCGCCGCGGCGATGCCATCACCGGTGCGGTCAAGGTGCCCCGGGAAGGCAGTGAGAACCAGAGCGGGGGCAACCAGCGCCAGAAGTTCAACCCGATGGTCCGCCTGGACACCGTGAACGGCGGCGACCCCGAACTCGCCAAGAAGCGGCCCGAGTTCTCCAAGCTGACGCCGCTGTACCCGAATCAGCGTCTGCGTCTGGAGACCACCCCGGAGCGGCTCGACACCCGCGTCATCGACCTGATCATGCCGATCGGCAAGGGGCAGCGTGCACTGATCGTGTCGCCGCCGAAGGCCGGCAAGACCACGATCCTTCAGGACATCGCGAACGCGATCGCCACCAACAACCCCGAGTGCCACCTGATGGTGGTGCTGGTCGATGAGCGGCCCGAAGAGGTCACCGACATGCAGCGCAGCGTCAAGGGCGAGGTCATCGCCTCGACGTTCGATCGTCCGCCGTCGGATCACACCAGCGTCTCCGAGCTCGCCATCGAGCGCGCCAAGCGCCTCGTCGAGCAGGGCAAGGACGTCGTCGTGCTGCTCGACTCGATCACCCGGCTCGGCCGCGCGTACAACAACGCCTCGCCCGCGTCGGGCCGGATCCTGTCCGGTGGCGTCGACTCCACCGCGCTGTACCCGCCCAAGCGCTTCCTCGGTGCGGCCCGCAACATCGAGCACGGCGGCTCGCTGACGATCATCGCGTCGGCGCTGGTCGAGACCGGCTCGACCGGTGACACGGTGATCTTCGAAGAGTTCAAGGGCACCGGCAACGCCGAGCTCAAGCTCGACCGGAAGATCTCTGAGCGCCGCGTCTTCCCGGCCGTCGACGTCAACCTGTCGAGCACCCGCAAGGACGAGCTGCTGCTCTCGCCCGACGAGTTCGCCGTCGTGCACAAGCTGCGCCGCCTCCTCGCCGGCCTGGACAGTCAGCAGGCGATCGACCTGCTGATCTCGCAGCTGAAGAAGACGAAGAACAACGTCGAGTTCCTCATGCAGGTTCAGAAGACGGCCCCCGGGACTCTCAACCAGGACTGA
- a CDS encoding DUF6157 family protein: protein MGSTDYVETFIAVADDCPVSAAEEPPAGKKAPSVAELQFGLLAEHPYEYTSDDVLFEVYARRHAVPDADRAEARAAFFAKSQACLRASPLGKRYGWGLHYDDQARVAVVPLGSDRYRELSADPNLKQLKAMRSKRA, encoded by the coding sequence ATGGGAAGCACTGATTACGTCGAGACCTTCATCGCGGTGGCAGACGACTGCCCGGTGAGCGCCGCGGAGGAGCCGCCGGCCGGCAAGAAGGCGCCCTCGGTGGCCGAGCTCCAGTTCGGGCTCCTCGCCGAGCATCCGTACGAGTACACCAGCGACGATGTGCTCTTCGAGGTGTATGCACGGCGACACGCGGTCCCCGACGCCGATCGGGCGGAGGCGCGCGCCGCCTTCTTCGCGAAGTCGCAGGCGTGCCTGCGGGCCTCCCCGCTCGGCAAGCGGTACGGGTGGGGCCTGCACTACGACGACCAGGCGCGCGTCGCTGTCGTACCGCTCGGTTCCGACCGTTACCGTGAATTGTCCGCGGACCCGAACCTCAAGCAGCTCAAGGCGATGCGCTCCAAGCGCGCGTGA
- a CDS encoding diflavin oxidoreductase has protein sequence MTVETERPARRAKKVRWSRRNPYEARVVENTLLTSPESDKEVRHLVLDVADAGLEYEPGDAVSVLPTNSPELVAAIIARLGVPPETEITDRKGSQTLYNALTHGFEITSVSQYLLDHLAKALGNPVAAALLDGDRAELDAWSRGRDVLDLLNLEPDWAPTPEALLAELRPLAARTYSISSSPNVHAGTIHLTPATVRHFATEDWGDGRDRGGAASTYLADRVEPGDTVGIYLTPNKSFRLPEPDTDIIMIGPGTGIAPFRGFLHERATRGGQGRNWLFHGARHRDHDFLYRDEIHALHADGVLDRLDVAFSREQEEKVYVQHLMDGHGEDIYHWLRDGAVLYVCGDADAMAKSVDEALTSIIAAHENLDEDAARARLDELRAEGRYRRDVY, from the coding sequence ATGACCGTCGAAACTGAGCGGCCCGCGCGCCGCGCCAAGAAGGTCCGCTGGTCCCGCCGCAATCCGTACGAGGCGCGCGTCGTCGAGAACACCCTGCTGACCTCTCCGGAGAGCGACAAAGAAGTCCGTCACCTGGTGCTCGACGTCGCCGACGCCGGTCTGGAGTACGAGCCCGGCGACGCCGTGTCGGTGCTGCCGACCAACTCCCCGGAGCTGGTCGCCGCCATCATCGCCCGCCTCGGCGTCCCACCGGAAACCGAGATCACCGACCGCAAGGGTTCGCAGACCCTGTACAACGCCCTCACCCACGGGTTCGAGATCACCTCGGTGTCCCAGTACCTTCTCGACCACCTGGCGAAGGCACTGGGCAACCCGGTCGCCGCAGCGCTGCTCGACGGCGACCGCGCCGAGCTGGACGCCTGGTCCCGCGGGCGCGACGTGCTCGATCTGCTGAACCTGGAGCCGGACTGGGCGCCCACCCCGGAAGCGCTGCTGGCCGAGCTCCGCCCGCTCGCGGCCCGCACCTACTCCATCTCGTCGTCGCCCAACGTCCACGCCGGCACCATCCACTTGACGCCGGCGACGGTCCGGCACTTCGCCACCGAGGACTGGGGCGACGGCCGCGACCGCGGCGGTGCGGCCTCGACCTATCTGGCCGATCGCGTGGAGCCCGGCGACACCGTCGGCATCTACCTGACTCCGAACAAGAGCTTCCGCCTCCCCGAACCGGACACCGACATCATCATGATCGGACCCGGCACCGGCATCGCACCGTTCCGCGGCTTCTTGCACGAGCGCGCCACGCGTGGCGGCCAAGGCCGCAACTGGCTCTTCCACGGTGCCCGCCACCGCGACCACGACTTCCTCTACCGCGACGAGATCCACGCCTTGCACGCCGACGGCGTCCTGGATCGCTTGGACGTGGCGTTCTCGCGCGAACAGGAGGAGAAGGTGTACGTCCAGCACCTGATGGACGGTCACGGCGAGGACATCTATCACTGGCTGCGCGACGGCGCCGTCCTGTACGTGTGCGGCGACGCCGACGCGATGGCCAAGAGCGTCGACGAGGCACTGACCTCGATCATCGCCGCCCACGAGAACCTCGACGAGGACGCCGCCCGCGCCCGCCTGGACGAGTTGCGGGCCGAAGGGCGCTACCGCCGAGACGTCTACTGA
- a CDS encoding sulfite reductase subunit alpha, translating to MELPYIPADIPFTGDQKAWFAGFMAGLNTRMAMPTGVADAALAGTATSTLAPAGGPGPLLIAYGTQTGNAELIADQASEAAAALGFGVRTADMSDLTAADLAVAGKLLVVVSTYGEGDMPDAAEDLWSQLAAADAPRLEGLRFAVCGLGDSIYDGFCQAAKNLDGRLAELGAQRLVDRVECDVDFQRPAGAWLPGALQALADAPAAGAVAAGGPAATPAAKDAKAPWGRKNPYPATLLANSILSGPTSSKEVRHLVISLGDSGIEYQPGDGISIVAVNDDALVDRLLDRIGATGDELITDRKTQRTLREALTHHYEISTPSKYLVDYVASRTGDPELTHMSATGDAEALDAWLWGRDVLDVLNVDPGLTLTAEELIGELRPLAPRVYSISSSPKAHHGTVHLTMATVRYTSDNRERGGVCSTYLADRCPEDTQVRVFITPNKAFRLPDDDAPMIMIGPGTGVAPFRSFLHERAARGATGDNWLFFGDQHRDADFLYQAELDQFVSDGLITRLDLAFSRDQAHKVYVQDRMREQGAGLYRWLERGAHVYVCGDAQRMAHDVDAALIEIVAEHGGMDAEKAGLYLSDLKKAKRYCRDVY from the coding sequence ATGGAACTCCCTTACATCCCCGCCGACATCCCGTTCACCGGCGACCAGAAGGCCTGGTTCGCCGGGTTCATGGCCGGACTGAACACCCGGATGGCCATGCCGACCGGCGTCGCCGACGCCGCCCTGGCCGGCACCGCCACCTCCACGCTCGCCCCCGCAGGCGGCCCCGGTCCGCTGCTGATCGCCTACGGCACCCAGACCGGCAACGCCGAACTGATCGCCGACCAGGCCTCCGAGGCGGCCGCCGCCCTCGGTTTCGGCGTCCGGACGGCGGACATGAGCGACCTCACCGCCGCGGACCTCGCGGTCGCGGGCAAGCTCCTCGTCGTCGTCTCCACGTACGGCGAGGGCGACATGCCCGACGCGGCCGAGGATCTCTGGTCGCAGCTGGCCGCCGCGGACGCCCCACGCCTGGAGGGCCTGCGGTTCGCGGTGTGCGGCCTGGGCGACTCCATCTACGACGGCTTCTGCCAGGCCGCCAAGAACCTCGACGGCCGGCTCGCCGAGCTGGGTGCGCAGCGACTGGTGGACCGAGTCGAGTGCGACGTCGACTTCCAGCGCCCGGCCGGTGCATGGCTGCCCGGCGCCCTGCAGGCGCTCGCCGATGCTCCGGCGGCCGGTGCCGTCGCCGCTGGGGGCCCGGCCGCGACGCCCGCGGCCAAGGACGCGAAAGCCCCGTGGGGACGCAAGAACCCGTACCCGGCGACCCTTCTGGCGAACTCGATCCTCTCCGGGCCGACGTCGAGCAAGGAGGTCCGGCACCTGGTGATCTCCCTGGGCGACAGCGGCATCGAGTACCAGCCCGGCGACGGCATCAGCATCGTCGCGGTGAACGACGACGCCCTCGTCGACCGACTCCTGGACCGGATCGGCGCCACCGGCGACGAGCTGATCACCGACCGCAAGACGCAGCGAACGCTGCGCGAGGCGCTGACCCACCACTACGAGATCTCCACGCCGTCGAAGTATCTCGTCGACTACGTCGCCTCACGCACCGGCGACCCCGAACTCACGCACATGTCGGCCACCGGCGACGCCGAAGCCCTCGACGCGTGGCTGTGGGGGCGCGACGTGCTCGACGTGCTGAACGTCGACCCGGGCCTGACCCTCACCGCCGAGGAACTGATCGGCGAACTGCGGCCGCTGGCCCCGCGCGTGTACTCCATCTCGTCGTCGCCGAAGGCCCACCACGGGACCGTGCACCTGACCATGGCGACCGTCCGGTACACCTCGGACAACCGCGAGCGGGGCGGCGTCTGCTCCACGTACCTGGCCGACCGCTGCCCGGAGGACACACAGGTGCGCGTCTTCATCACGCCGAACAAGGCCTTCCGGCTGCCCGACGACGACGCCCCGATGATCATGATCGGACCCGGCACCGGCGTCGCGCCGTTTCGCAGCTTCCTGCACGAGCGCGCCGCCCGCGGCGCGACCGGCGACAACTGGCTCTTCTTCGGCGACCAGCACCGCGACGCGGACTTCCTGTACCAGGCCGAACTCGATCAGTTCGTCTCCGACGGACTGATCACCCGGCTCGATCTCGCGTTCTCCCGCGACCAGGCGCACAAGGTGTACGTGCAGGACCGGATGCGTGAGCAGGGTGCGGGGCTGTACCGCTGGCTCGAGCGCGGCGCGCACGTGTACGTCTGCGGCGATGCCCAGCGGATGGCGCACGACGTCGATGCCGCGCTCATCGAGATCGTCGCCGAACACGGCGGGATGGATGCCGAGAAGGCCGGCCTGTACCTGAGCGATCTGAAGAAGGCGAAGCGCTATTGCCGGGACGTGTACTGA